The following coding sequences lie in one Pontibacter sp. G13 genomic window:
- a CDS encoding class I SAM-dependent DNA methyltransferase encodes MKKEKITLSQLEQYLSKAAWILKGPVDASDFKVYIFPLLFFKRISDVYDEEYQMALEESDGDVEYANLPEFHRFVIPEECHWKDVRETTTNMGLAIEQALRGIEQANQEFLYGIFGDAQWSNKNKLSDRLLVDLIEHFSQYDLCNSNVDADLLGNSYEYLIKHFADLTNKKAGEFYTPRSVVHLLGLILDPHEGETIYDPACGTGGMLLECVDHLKDAKEDYRTLKLFGQEKNLTSSSIARMNMFLHGIEDFQIQRGDTLRNPAFFEADGLKTFDCVIANPPFSLKEWGAENWTNDPYGRNIAGVPPKGNGDMAWVQHMIKSMNDSGRMTVVLPHGALFRKGAEGKIRKALLEQDILEAVIGLGPNIFYGTQLAACVMVFKKEKEASKKEKVLFIDASDQIRVGRAQNHLKPEHVNQIFDWYNAFEDVENYVKVASKADLVENDFNLNIPLYVEKIIEDNLPSVEEALADLKQAWNDSLEAEEKFKMILKEFI; translated from the coding sequence ATGAAAAAAGAAAAAATTACATTATCACAATTAGAGCAATACCTCTCCAAGGCTGCCTGGATTCTAAAAGGTCCAGTAGACGCTTCGGATTTTAAGGTGTACATTTTTCCATTACTTTTCTTTAAAAGAATATCGGATGTATACGATGAAGAGTATCAGATGGCGCTGGAGGAATCTGATGGAGATGTAGAATACGCCAATCTTCCAGAATTTCACCGCTTTGTTATTCCAGAGGAGTGCCATTGGAAAGATGTGCGTGAGACAACAACCAATATGGGGTTAGCTATTGAACAAGCCCTAAGAGGAATTGAACAAGCAAATCAAGAATTCTTGTATGGCATTTTTGGAGATGCACAATGGAGCAATAAGAATAAGTTATCGGATAGATTGCTGGTTGACCTAATCGAGCATTTCTCTCAATATGATTTATGCAATAGCAATGTAGATGCTGACCTGCTTGGTAATTCTTACGAATACTTAATCAAGCATTTTGCAGATTTAACCAATAAAAAAGCAGGAGAATTTTATACCCCGCGTTCAGTAGTTCATTTGTTAGGGCTAATCCTTGACCCTCATGAGGGGGAAACTATTTATGATCCTGCTTGCGGTACTGGTGGAATGCTACTGGAATGCGTAGATCATTTAAAAGATGCCAAGGAAGATTATAGGACACTAAAGCTTTTTGGGCAAGAGAAGAATTTGACTTCAAGCTCCATTGCCAGAATGAACATGTTCTTACACGGAATTGAAGACTTTCAAATTCAACGAGGAGACACCCTTAGAAATCCTGCCTTTTTTGAGGCAGATGGATTGAAAACGTTTGATTGTGTGATTGCAAACCCGCCTTTCTCGCTAAAAGAATGGGGAGCCGAAAACTGGACCAATGATCCTTATGGAAGAAATATTGCTGGTGTTCCACCTAAAGGGAACGGTGACATGGCTTGGGTACAGCACATGATTAAATCCATGAACGATTCTGGAAGAATGACGGTAGTGCTACCGCATGGAGCATTGTTTAGAAAAGGCGCTGAGGGAAAAATTAGAAAAGCTTTACTAGAGCAAGATATACTAGAGGCGGTAATAGGTCTAGGTCCCAATATCTTTTACGGCACACAACTAGCAGCTTGCGTAATGGTCTTCAAAAAAGAAAAAGAAGCTAGCAAAAAAGAGAAAGTCTTATTTATTGATGCTTCAGACCAGATACGTGTGGGTAGAGCGCAGAACCACCTCAAACCAGAGCATGTGAATCAAATTTTTGATTGGTACAATGCTTTTGAAGATGTGGAGAACTATGTAAAGGTAGCTTCTAAAGCGGATTTAGTAGAAAACGATTTCAACCTCAATATCCCTTTGTATGTAGAGAAGATTATTGAGGACAATCTACCAAGTGTGGAGGAGGCATTAGCGGATTTGAAACAAGCTTGGAACGATAGTTTGGAAGCTGAAGAAAAGTTCAAAATGATTCTAAAGGAATTTATATAG
- a CDS encoding HTH domain-containing protein has protein sequence MAIPQPKTIKEAALRSLQDTNNPMTYKQVFDHIMANGYYDFGLAKTPMATVSALLGEFIRNKDSRVSRFKGSDKKLRYYLTQNKEISEKVSSGESDLGEAEKNGIKPQSLPSYKERDLHLLLSSFLETREIKSKTILHETSRNSRDRNQKWIHPDMVGVQFLDLKHKSSRKFLKSTDPSSLLNLSSYEIKKEIQTDSELKQYYFQAVSNSSWANFGYLVAFDFASSILPELERLNRSFGIGVIQLSADVFTSEILFPASYRDLDPTTMDKICHVNEGFREFLDFSAQLLDVEGRQLKYEEEAFGKFCDPFLKDSDKIEAYCLKHGILIKEEE, from the coding sequence ATGGCCATTCCACAACCCAAAACCATCAAAGAAGCTGCGCTGAGATCCCTGCAGGATACCAACAATCCGATGACCTACAAGCAGGTCTTTGATCATATAATGGCGAACGGGTATTATGATTTCGGATTAGCCAAAACCCCAATGGCTACCGTTTCTGCATTATTGGGAGAATTTATTCGAAACAAGGATAGTAGAGTTTCTCGATTTAAAGGAAGTGACAAGAAGTTGAGATACTACCTCACACAAAACAAGGAAATCAGCGAGAAAGTCAGTAGCGGAGAATCAGATTTAGGGGAAGCAGAGAAAAACGGAATAAAGCCTCAATCGCTACCCTCCTACAAGGAAAGAGACCTGCATCTCTTGCTCAGTTCCTTTTTGGAAACTCGGGAGATCAAGTCCAAAACCATTCTGCACGAGACGTCGAGAAACAGCCGGGATCGCAACCAGAAGTGGATTCATCCGGATATGGTGGGTGTTCAGTTTCTGGACCTCAAGCACAAAAGCTCCCGCAAGTTTCTAAAGTCTACCGATCCTTCCAGCCTCCTCAATCTTTCTTCCTACGAAATCAAGAAGGAAATCCAAACAGATTCCGAACTCAAGCAATATTACTTTCAGGCAGTCTCCAATTCCAGCTGGGCCAATTTCGGCTATTTGGTCGCCTTTGACTTTGCTTCCAGCATCTTGCCGGAATTGGAGCGCCTCAATCGCTCCTTCGGAATTGGCGTTATTCAGCTGAGTGCAGACGTATTCACCTCTGAGATCTTGTTTCCCGCATCCTATCGCGACCTGGACCCAACCACGATGGACAAGATCTGCCATGTGAATGAAGGCTTCCGAGAGTTTCTGGATTTCTCAGCCCAACTACTCGATGTGGAAGGTCGGCAACTCAAATATGAAGAAGAGGCATTTGGGAAATTTTGTGATCCTTTCTTGAAGGATAGTGATAAGATCGAGGCGTATTGCCTCAAGCATGGCATCCTCATAAAAGAGGAAGAATGA